In Dama dama isolate Ldn47 chromosome 9, ASM3311817v1, whole genome shotgun sequence, the following proteins share a genomic window:
- the C2CD4C gene encoding C2 calcium-dependent domain-containing protein 4C codes for MKKTNMWFLERFRGSGENGAAGSEGGDKAAKGPLYSNVLTPDKIPDFFIPPKLPAGPSEPEAQAELGPSTSEQNLASAAPRRAPRSPRLPAKLAAESKSLLKAATRHVIQIESAEDWPAEETATNADPQAQGAMSLPSVPKAQTSYGFATLAESPHTRRKESLFHSEHGALAQVGSPGTRRRRGGVKANGGDRAPRESGGALMSPGRCVSGGESDTGSSAESSPFGSPLLSRSVSLLKGFAQDSQAKVSQLKHSVGRHGSLSADDSTPDTSPGARRRLPRRATPEPGPESGPTSRAEHAVRMGPRGSVRLLAEYEAAQARLRVRLLAAEGLYDRLCDARSINCCVGLCLVPGKLQKQRSTIVKNSRHPVFNEDFFFDGLGPASVRKLALRIKVVNKGSSLKRDTLLGEKELPLTSLLPFL; via the coding sequence ATGAAGAAAACCAACATGTGGTTCTTGGAGAGGTTTCGGGGATCGGGGGAGAATGGAGCTGCGGGGAGCGAGGGCGGGGACAAGGCCGCCAAGGGTCCCCTGTACAGCAACGTGCTCACGCCGGACAAAATCCCGGACTTCTTCATACCCCCCAAGCTGCCCGCCGGCCCCTCCGAGCCCGAAGCGCAGGCCGAGCTGGGGCCCTCGACCTCGGAGCAGAACCTGGCCTCCGCCGCGCCCCGCCGCGCTCCCCGGAGCCCCCGGCTGCCCGCCAAGCTGGCCGCCGAAAGCAAGAGCCTACTGAAGGCGGCCACCCGGCACGTGATCCAGATCGAGAGCGCGGAGGACTGGCCGGCCGAGGAGACTGCCACCAACGCtgacccccaggcccagggggccATGTCGCTGCCCTCGGTGCCCAAGGCCCAGACGTCCTACGGCTTTGCCACGCTGGCGGAGAGCCCCCACACGCGGCGCAAAGAGTCCCTGTTCCACAGCGAGCACGGGGCTCTGGCCCAGGTGGGCTCCCCCGGCACCCGGCGCCGTCGGGGGGGTGTCAAGGCCAACGGGGGGGATAGGGCGCCCAGGGAGTCCGGCGGCGCCCTCATGAGCCCAGGCCGCTGCGTCAGCGGCGGGGAGAGCGACACGGGGTCCTCGGCCGAGTCCTCACCCTTCGGCTCTCCCCTGCTCTCGCGCTCCGTGTCGCTGCTCAAAGGCTTCGCCCAGGACAGCCAGGCCAAGGTGAGCCAGCTCAAGCACTCTGTGGGCCGCCATGGCTCCCTGTCGGCCGACGACAGCACGCCGGACACCAGCCCCGGGGCCCGGCGCCGCCTGCCCCGCAGGGCCACCCCGGAGCCCGGCCCGGAGTCTGGCCCGACATCCCGCGCGGAGCACGCCGTGCGCATGGGCCCGCGGGGCAGCGTGCGCCTGCTGGCCGAGTACGAGGCGGCCCAGGCCCGCCTGCGCGTGCGCCTGCTGGCGGCCGAGGGCCTATACGACCGGCTGTGCGACGCCCGCAGCATCAACTGCTGTGTGGGCCTGTGCCTCGTGCCGGGCAAGCTGCAGAAGCAGCGCAGCACCATCGTCAAGAACAGCCGCCACCCAGTGTTCAACGAGGACTTCTTCTTCGACGGCCTGGGTCCGGCCAGCGTGCGGAAGCTGGCGCTCAGGATCAAGGTGGTGAACAAGGGCAGCAGCCTCAAGCGGGACACGCTGCTCGGGGAAAAGGAGCTGCCCCTGACCTCCTTGCTGCCCTTCTTGTGA